From a region of the uncultured Draconibacterium sp. genome:
- a CDS encoding XdhC/CoxI family protein encodes MTHELKLLFDTLKSWQLLDKKAVFVSVVDLEGSSYRRPGVRMLIREDGEYAGAVSGGCVESEIERQAQSVFRTNKPKVITYDGRYRIGCEGVIHVLIEPVKLSGELLEAFKNQLESRKPFQMDSFFYTEVGEYNDVGSVLRINGNDYSLNPNFKDNKTGSQKSFTQTFEPLFQLFIFGAEHDAVQLSQAAKLLGWEVTVVASPEESKSCDYFPGAASLITPSFDDIDTSAIDEQTAVVLMTHSFNKDVQYLMALKDINPAYIGLLGSVNRRERVISMLLEQVPDLPLEFIEQIHGPAGINIGAENAAEISISILAEILSVVRKQKPVALREKVGAIHE; translated from the coding sequence ATGACGCACGAACTGAAACTACTGTTTGATACTTTAAAATCGTGGCAACTACTTGATAAAAAAGCTGTATTCGTTTCCGTGGTCGACCTTGAAGGTTCATCATACCGCAGACCCGGTGTTCGAATGCTGATTCGTGAGGATGGCGAGTATGCCGGAGCAGTAAGTGGCGGCTGTGTTGAAAGCGAGATTGAACGCCAGGCACAAAGTGTTTTCCGTACCAACAAGCCAAAAGTTATTACTTACGATGGCCGGTACCGGATTGGCTGCGAGGGTGTTATTCACGTGTTGATTGAACCTGTTAAGCTTTCCGGGGAACTTCTGGAAGCTTTTAAAAATCAGTTGGAAAGCAGGAAGCCGTTTCAGATGGATTCGTTTTTTTATACCGAAGTGGGCGAGTATAATGATGTAGGTTCGGTACTTCGTATTAACGGTAATGACTATTCGCTTAATCCCAATTTTAAGGATAATAAAACTGGAAGTCAAAAATCTTTCACTCAGACTTTCGAGCCTTTATTTCAGCTCTTTATTTTTGGTGCTGAGCATGATGCCGTTCAGCTAAGTCAGGCCGCAAAATTACTGGGGTGGGAGGTAACAGTGGTCGCTTCTCCGGAGGAATCGAAATCATGCGATTATTTTCCGGGGGCAGCATCATTGATCACTCCATCGTTTGATGATATCGACACTTCAGCCATCGATGAACAAACCGCAGTGGTTTTAATGACGCACAGTTTTAATAAGGATGTTCAGTATTTAATGGCTTTAAAAGATATCAACCCGGCATATATTGGTTTGCTGGGATCGGTAAATCGCAGGGAGCGTGTAATTTCGATGTTACTGGAACAGGTTCCTGATCTCCCTTTGGAGTTTATTGAGCAGATACATGGTCCGGCCGGGATTAATATAGGAGCTGAAAATGCTGCAGAGATTTCGATCTCGATTTTGGCAGAGATTTTAAGTGTGGTACGCAAACAAAAGCCCGTGGCTTTGCGCGAAAAAGTGGGTGCAATTCATGAATAA
- a CDS encoding GTP 3',8-cyclase MoaA: MLKIEDKLGRRFEKLRISLLNSCNFSCVYCVDNEFDENANLQLSQNGSDKPISVEEFTQLIQAVHRLTGLKSVRLTGGEPLLYSNLYPLIENIKKLGINDIRLTTNAFFLKENAEKLVNAGVNSINISVDAIDNKTFGKIIRRSDTSRVFQGIEAAIKAGLNIKLNAVIMRGKNDSQIVPLLDYATELGVKIRYLELMKMGHLYNSENGLFFSEEEILSTIQEKYEIEEMKREHASTAHYWRTSNGGVFGIIANESMPFCHDCNRLRLDSNGYFFGCLSNAHGEKLMPYIDNDQLLAEKLKGLLLLKQAVKFHGSELSMRNIGG; encoded by the coding sequence ATGTTGAAAATTGAAGATAAGCTGGGCAGAAGATTTGAAAAGCTAAGAATAAGTCTCCTGAACTCGTGTAATTTTTCATGCGTTTATTGTGTCGATAATGAGTTTGATGAAAATGCAAACCTTCAACTCAGTCAAAACGGTTCTGATAAACCCATTTCAGTTGAAGAATTTACACAGTTAATTCAGGCAGTACACCGCTTAACGGGCCTTAAAAGTGTTCGATTAACCGGTGGCGAACCTTTGCTTTATTCCAATCTTTACCCACTTATTGAAAACATTAAAAAGCTCGGAATTAACGATATACGCTTAACCACCAACGCATTTTTCCTAAAAGAAAATGCCGAAAAACTGGTAAATGCAGGCGTAAACTCAATCAACATTTCGGTGGATGCCATCGACAACAAAACCTTTGGCAAAATTATACGCCGGTCGGATACATCGCGGGTTTTCCAGGGAATTGAGGCAGCCATTAAAGCCGGGTTAAATATAAAACTGAATGCCGTTATCATGCGGGGGAAAAACGACTCTCAGATTGTTCCGCTACTTGATTATGCCACAGAGTTGGGGGTAAAAATCCGCTACCTGGAGTTAATGAAAATGGGGCATTTATATAATTCGGAGAACGGACTTTTCTTTTCGGAGGAGGAAATCTTATCAACTATTCAGGAAAAATACGAGATTGAAGAGATGAAGCGTGAGCATGCATCAACAGCACATTACTGGCGCACTTCGAACGGTGGAGTTTTTGGGATAATTGCCAATGAATCGATGCCATTTTGCCACGACTGTAACCGTTTACGATTAGATAGCAACGGCTATTTTTTTGGCTGTCTGAGCAATGCGCATGGTGAAAAACTGATGCCGTATATCGATAACGACCAACTGCTTGCTGAGAAACTAAAAGGATTACTGCTGCTTAAACAAGCGGTTAAATTCCACGGCAGCGAATTATCAATGAGAAATATAGGAGGCTAA
- a CDS encoding MoaD/ThiS family protein, protein MNRKIVCFAGLKKFFGDETSVEVAPEESYASLLEKLGELNPEAKEVLTSCRIAVNEEFVPLNETIKDQPTLFLIPPSSGG, encoded by the coding sequence ATGAATAGAAAGATTGTATGTTTTGCCGGACTCAAAAAGTTCTTTGGCGACGAAACCAGCGTTGAAGTGGCTCCGGAAGAAAGTTATGCCAGCTTACTTGAAAAACTGGGTGAATTAAACCCGGAGGCAAAAGAGGTACTGACCAGCTGCCGGATTGCGGTGAACGAAGAATTTGTTCCGCTAAACGAAACGATAAAAGACCAACCCACTTTGTTTTTAATTCCCCCGTCGAGTGGAGGATAA
- a CDS encoding molybdenum cofactor biosynthesis protein MoaE, translating into MKHIQNTDINYSELFENFRHPHSGAVVLFSGEVRDNNKGRAVTHLEYEAYAPMANKMISEILEEAKSRFKLNQAACVHRVGRVEISGCAVVVITGSGHRKEAYDANRYIIDRVKNEVPIWKHEFFADGTSEWGQNCDCISDDHHHHHHNHHYERAE; encoded by the coding sequence ATGAAGCATATCCAAAATACAGATATTAATTACAGCGAACTGTTTGAAAACTTCAGGCATCCACATAGTGGTGCGGTGGTACTGTTTAGCGGCGAAGTTCGCGACAACAATAAAGGCCGGGCAGTAACACATTTGGAATATGAAGCGTACGCGCCCATGGCCAATAAAATGATTAGCGAAATTCTGGAAGAAGCAAAATCGCGCTTTAAGCTTAACCAGGCAGCCTGCGTTCATCGCGTTGGTCGTGTTGAGATCAGTGGATGCGCTGTTGTGGTAATTACCGGCTCAGGCCACCGGAAAGAAGCTTATGATGCCAACCGTTACATTATCGACCGCGTGAAAAATGAGGTGCCCATCTGGAAGCACGAGTTTTTTGCTGACGGAACAAGCGAATGGGGCCAAAACTGCGATTGCATAAGCGACGATCACCATCACCACCATCATAATCACCACTATGAAAGAGCTGAATAA
- a CDS encoding HesA/MoeB/ThiF family protein yields MKELNNEDRTRFTRHFSLSEIGLTGQLKLKNARVLVIGAGGLGSPLLVYLAAAGIGNIGIVDDDVVSTSNLQRQILYTSAEVGQKKVEIAAKKIKALYPEIEVQPFDTKLDESNAEELFQQYDVIADCTDNYKTRQLIGLKSAALNKPLAFASVLNYEGQISVFNYQNGPVYANLFPTTPKDGIYKEDDIGLLGVLPGITGTLQANEIIKIITGYGKVISGKLLVFNIRDNRFNLFRF; encoded by the coding sequence ATGAAAGAGCTGAATAACGAAGACCGTACACGGTTTACACGTCATTTTTCCTTATCAGAAATTGGCCTTACCGGCCAGCTAAAACTGAAAAATGCACGTGTGCTGGTAATTGGTGCCGGCGGACTTGGAAGTCCGTTGCTGGTGTACCTGGCAGCTGCCGGAATTGGCAACATCGGCATTGTTGATGATGATGTGGTGAGCACCTCGAACCTGCAACGACAAATACTTTATACCTCAGCAGAAGTGGGGCAAAAAAAGGTGGAGATCGCTGCTAAAAAGATAAAGGCCTTGTATCCGGAAATTGAGGTTCAGCCATTTGACACAAAACTGGATGAATCAAATGCGGAAGAGCTTTTTCAACAATACGATGTGATTGCCGACTGCACCGATAATTATAAAACCCGACAATTGATCGGCTTAAAATCGGCAGCTTTAAACAAGCCACTGGCTTTTGCTTCGGTGTTAAATTACGAGGGGCAAATAAGTGTATTTAATTATCAGAACGGACCTGTTTATGCCAATCTGTTTCCAACAACTCCAAAAGACGGAATTTACAAGGAAGATGACATTGGACTTTTAGGTGTTTTGCCCGGAATAACCGGAACGCTGCAGGCTAACGAAATCATAAAAATAATAACCGGTTACGGTAAAGTAATTAGCGGAAAACTATTGGTGTTTAATATCCGCGATAATCGGTTTAATTTGTTTCGGTTTTGA
- a CDS encoding molybdopterin cofactor-binding domain-containing protein — MAEAAGKDPIQFRLDLLKRAQENPVGSNNDYDAARYAGVLEQVREKSGWDTNSEGKNRGVAAYFCHNSYVANVVDIANKDGEQVIEKVYASVDCGIVVNPDAAVNMTEGSIVDGIGHAMYSGLTFSEGYPEQNNFDMYRLIRHGEAPKEIEVHFVENNIDPTGLGEPPYPPVMGALANALYKANGERYYHQPFVKNSIG, encoded by the coding sequence GTGGCCGAAGCTGCCGGCAAGGATCCGATTCAGTTTCGCCTCGATTTGCTAAAACGCGCACAGGAAAACCCGGTGGGTAGCAATAACGATTATGATGCAGCTCGTTATGCCGGCGTTTTGGAGCAGGTTCGTGAGAAATCGGGCTGGGATACCAACTCAGAAGGAAAAAACCGTGGTGTTGCCGCTTATTTCTGTCACAATTCGTATGTGGCAAATGTGGTGGATATCGCCAACAAGGATGGTGAGCAGGTAATTGAAAAAGTATATGCCTCGGTGGATTGTGGTATTGTGGTAAATCCCGATGCTGCGGTTAACATGACGGAAGGAAGTATTGTAGATGGAATCGGCCATGCCATGTACAGTGGTTTGACATTTAGCGAAGGTTATCCGGAACAAAACAATTTCGATATGTACCGTTTGATCAGGCATGGCGAAGCGCCCAAAGAAATAGAAGTACATTTTGTAGAAAATAATATCGACCCTACCGGATTAGGCGAACCACCTTATCCTCCGGTGATGGGGGCACTGGCCAACGCCTTATACAAAGCCAACGGAGAGCGCTATTACCATCAGCCATTTGTGAAAAACAGTATTGGATAG
- a CDS encoding molybdopterin cofactor-binding domain-containing protein, with amino-acid sequence MTTVKTKLDRRSFIRSSALAGGGLLLTFSWLAPACTTDSPKQLTMPDEWYELNGFLKIGNNGAVTIMSPNPEIGQNVKTSMPMIVADELDVDWKFVMVEQAPLNTDIFTRQLAGGSQSIRQGWNGLRMAGATGRRMLREAAAHEWKVPVDEITTEAGVLYHKNSGKEAGYGEMASAAAELTVPEEVELKDIEDFTIIGTSRKNVDGQKIVTGKPLFGLDYKAEGMVIAMIEHPPAFGMKLKSFDATEAKAMPGIIDVFSIKTYNDDYQMQWSDITSFTELVAVVGKSTWEVMNAKLMLNVEWEPIGEDNAQGVPTGFESTADHYKKMEEAAAKAGREQRRDGNPEEAFKNAAKVIERTYTAPFQAHNPMEPQNFFADVKDDFAVLAGPTQTPEFMENTVAARLGLPVEKVDVQMTRMGGGFGRRLYGHFMVEAAVISQQVKAPVKLIYSREDDMSYGIYRPAYHALYRAALDADNNLIGFHVRMGGIPDSPLHANRFRQEV; translated from the coding sequence ATGACAACGGTTAAAACAAAACTCGATAGACGTTCTTTCATACGAAGCTCAGCACTGGCAGGTGGCGGATTACTGCTAACTTTTAGTTGGCTGGCTCCGGCTTGCACTACCGATTCGCCCAAACAACTAACCATGCCCGATGAATGGTATGAGCTAAACGGTTTTTTGAAAATCGGAAACAATGGGGCAGTTACCATCATGTCGCCTAATCCCGAGATTGGCCAGAATGTAAAAACATCGATGCCGATGATTGTGGCCGATGAACTGGATGTCGACTGGAAATTTGTAATGGTGGAACAGGCACCGCTAAATACCGATATTTTTACCCGGCAGTTGGCAGGCGGTAGTCAATCCATCCGGCAAGGTTGGAACGGACTTCGAATGGCCGGAGCAACGGGCAGAAGAATGTTACGCGAAGCTGCCGCCCACGAATGGAAAGTTCCGGTAGATGAAATTACTACCGAAGCCGGAGTTTTATACCATAAAAACAGTGGAAAAGAAGCCGGTTATGGAGAAATGGCCTCTGCTGCGGCAGAACTGACCGTTCCTGAAGAGGTTGAATTAAAAGATATAGAGGATTTTACCATTATTGGTACCTCAAGAAAAAACGTAGATGGGCAAAAGATCGTTACCGGAAAACCTTTGTTTGGTTTGGATTATAAAGCAGAAGGAATGGTGATTGCTATGATCGAACATCCGCCGGCTTTTGGTATGAAATTAAAATCGTTTGATGCCACCGAAGCAAAGGCAATGCCCGGGATTATAGATGTTTTTTCCATAAAAACATATAACGACGACTACCAAATGCAGTGGTCTGATATAACATCTTTTACCGAATTGGTGGCAGTAGTTGGTAAGTCAACCTGGGAAGTAATGAATGCCAAACTGATGCTAAATGTGGAATGGGAACCGATCGGGGAAGACAATGCGCAGGGTGTACCTACAGGTTTTGAAAGCACTGCCGATCATTATAAAAAAATGGAGGAAGCAGCTGCCAAAGCAGGAAGGGAACAGCGTCGTGACGGAAATCCCGAAGAAGCATTTAAAAATGCTGCCAAAGTAATTGAACGTACTTATACTGCACCATTTCAGGCGCATAACCCGATGGAACCCCAAAACTTTTTTGCCGATGTAAAAGATGATTTTGCGGTGTTGGCAGGCCCTACTCAAACGCCGGAGTTTATGGAGAATACGGTTGCCGCCCGGCTTGGTTTGCCAGTGGAAAAAGTGGATGTACAAATGACCCGCATGGGTGGTGGTTTCGGACGACGCCTGTATGGTCACTTTATGGTGGAAGCAGCTGTTATTTCGCAGCAAGTGAAAGCACCCGTAAAGTTGATCTACTCGCGCGAAGATGATATGTCGTACGGAATTTATCGTCCGGCTTATCATGCCTTATACCGCGCAGCATTAGATGCTGATAATAATTTGATTGGTTTCCATGTACGCATGGGAGGAATCCCGGACAGTCCGTTGCATGCCAATCGTTTCCGGCAGGAAGTGTAG
- a CDS encoding (2Fe-2S)-binding protein: protein MAVFNLNINGKQHEVDVDPSTPMLWVLRDHLDLVGTKFGCGIAQCGACTILVNGVATRSCITFVDSVGDKEITTIEGLSENGDHPLQKAWIEEDVPQCGYCQSGQIMNAAGLLNSNPTPSDEEIETAMHGNICRCGTYTRIKKAIKTAANS from the coding sequence ATGGCAGTATTTAATCTAAACATCAACGGAAAACAGCATGAGGTGGATGTTGATCCGTCAACTCCCATGCTTTGGGTACTCAGAGATCATCTGGATTTAGTAGGAACAAAATTCGGCTGTGGAATTGCACAGTGCGGAGCTTGCACCATTTTGGTAAACGGTGTTGCAACGCGTTCGTGTATCACTTTTGTCGACTCGGTGGGTGACAAGGAAATCACGACAATTGAAGGGCTCTCGGAAAATGGAGATCATCCGCTTCAAAAAGCCTGGATCGAAGAAGATGTACCGCAATGTGGCTACTGCCAAAGCGGACAAATTATGAACGCTGCAGGATTATTAAACAGTAATCCAACACCCAGCGACGAAGAAATTGAGACGGCTATGCATGGTAACATATGCCGGTGCGGAACATACACAAGAATTAAAAAGGCGATCAAAACAGCCGCCAATTCTTAA
- a CDS encoding DUF3644 domain-containing protein, producing the protein MAARNRRIKSIKIELLTKSREAMLSAVQIFNNPNIQFKSESFIVFSNIAWTYLMHAYYRQNNIEYRYFDQHGQRKRFHKTKRGAYKYWELERCLNDDDCPIDEITKSNLKFLIGLRHEIEHQMTTRIDDYLSARFQSCCLNYNQYIKQLFDTKYAIDKHLSVSLQFSTINEEQADKLREFTDLPKNIATYINDYDDTLTDDLYNDIRYSYRVLYVPKSANRKGQADKVIEFIPANTPEAEGLNKEYVLIKEKEKKKHLPSKIVESIKAKGFAKFGMHQHTLLWKSKDGKNPNNNYGVSVEGAWYWYDNWIKEVEEHCKQNREKYT; encoded by the coding sequence ATGGCAGCACGAAATAGAAGAATAAAATCGATAAAAATTGAACTTCTTACTAAATCTAGAGAGGCGATGCTTTCTGCTGTTCAGATATTTAACAATCCAAATATTCAATTTAAGTCTGAAAGTTTTATAGTGTTTTCAAATATCGCATGGACATACTTAATGCATGCCTACTATCGTCAAAATAATATTGAATACAGGTATTTTGACCAACACGGGCAACGAAAAAGATTTCATAAAACGAAACGAGGTGCCTATAAATACTGGGAATTAGAAAGGTGTTTAAATGATGATGATTGCCCAATAGATGAAATCACTAAATCAAACTTGAAGTTTCTTATTGGGCTAAGGCACGAAATTGAACATCAAATGACTACACGAATTGATGATTACTTAAGTGCAAGATTTCAATCCTGCTGTTTAAACTACAACCAATACATTAAACAACTTTTTGACACTAAATATGCAATTGATAAACATTTATCTGTTTCGTTACAGTTCTCGACAATTAATGAAGAGCAGGCTGATAAATTAAGAGAGTTTACAGATTTACCTAAAAATATAGCTACATACATTAATGATTATGACGATACATTAACAGATGACCTTTATAATGATATTAGATATTCTTATAGAGTCTTGTATGTTCCAAAATCAGCAAATCGAAAAGGGCAAGCTGATAAGGTAATAGAATTTATACCTGCAAACACACCAGAAGCGGAAGGATTAAACAAAGAGTATGTTTTAATTAAGGAGAAAGAAAAGAAAAAGCATTTACCATCCAAAATTGTGGAAAGCATAAAAGCTAAGGGATTTGCAAAATTTGGTATGCATCAACATACTCTCCTTTGGAAAAGTAAAGATGGAAAAAATCCTAATAATAATTATGGAGTGAGTGTTGAAGGTGCTTGGTATTGGTATGATAACTGGATTAAAGAAGTAGAAGAACATTGTAAGCAAAATAGAGAAAAATATACTTGA
- a CDS encoding GIY-YIG nuclease family protein yields MRGKTIQVFLTDGTPRGIKLAEITSNIEQAIFIPRNKINEATTRPEVTRPGVYFLFGDSNESAKPFAYIGQSRNCLDRIKTHDQKKDFWNYAVVIVSKTESFTQTHIEYLEQLAISKAYEANRYNLENGVSPRQFKVPETLEADLLDNFDTIKILLSTLGFTIFELIKKETKSQNIFYCKGKEAFGEGEYQEDGFVVYKGSKANKKLTPTCNSTIKNLRAKLIEDKILVEQENLFVFNEDYSFSSPSAAASQVLARNANGWIEWKDKNGKTLDELKRK; encoded by the coding sequence ATGAGAGGAAAAACAATACAAGTATTCCTAACCGATGGAACACCGCGAGGAATTAAATTAGCTGAAATTACAAGTAATATTGAACAAGCAATTTTTATTCCGAGAAACAAAATAAACGAAGCTACTACAAGACCAGAAGTGACTCGTCCTGGAGTATATTTTTTGTTTGGCGATAGTAATGAATCAGCTAAACCTTTTGCTTATATCGGACAATCTAGAAATTGCCTTGATAGGATAAAAACACATGACCAAAAGAAAGACTTCTGGAATTATGCTGTTGTTATTGTTTCAAAGACAGAAAGTTTTACTCAGACTCATATTGAATACTTGGAACAACTTGCAATTTCAAAAGCATATGAAGCAAACCGATACAATTTAGAGAATGGAGTGAGTCCAAGACAGTTTAAAGTTCCTGAAACACTAGAAGCTGATTTATTAGACAATTTTGATACGATTAAAATATTGTTGTCAACGTTAGGATTTACAATTTTTGAACTTATTAAGAAAGAAACTAAAAGTCAGAATATATTTTACTGCAAAGGGAAAGAAGCTTTTGGAGAAGGTGAATATCAGGAAGATGGTTTTGTTGTTTATAAAGGAAGTAAGGCGAATAAAAAGCTGACTCCGACTTGTAATTCAACAATTAAGAACTTAAGAGCAAAACTGATTGAAGATAAAATACTAGTTGAACAAGAGAATCTATTTGTATTCAATGAAGATTATTCATTTAGTTCTCCAAGTGCCGCAGCTTCGCAAGTATTGGCAAGGAACGCAAATGGTTGGATTGAGTGGAAAGATAAAAACGGAAAGACTCTTGATGAATTGAAACGAAAATAA
- a CDS encoding NAD(P)-dependent oxidoreductase: MKKDITIGWIGTGVMGTSMLGHLKKAGYSCITYTRTKSKAESLLENGVKWADSPAEVAAVSDVIFTIVGFPKDVREVYFGEKGILAKVKPGAVLVDMTTTEPSLAVEIYEAAKVKNIQSVDAPVSGGDVGAKNGTLSIMAGGDKEAFDKVLPLFEIMGKQIVYQGEAGSGQHTKMCNQITIAGTMIGVCEALLYGHKAGLDLPTMLSSISGGAAGCWTLDNLAPRIVNRNFDPGFFVEHFIKDMGIALKEAEAMGLSLPGLALVKQLYLAVQAQGHGKLGTHALSLALEKLSGL, translated from the coding sequence ATGAAAAAAGATATTACAATTGGTTGGATCGGCACCGGAGTTATGGGGACTTCCATGCTGGGCCATTTAAAGAAAGCAGGTTATTCGTGCATCACCTATACCCGAACAAAAAGTAAAGCAGAGTCGTTGCTGGAAAACGGCGTAAAATGGGCTGACAGCCCGGCAGAGGTTGCGGCAGTTTCGGATGTGATTTTTACGATTGTAGGTTTCCCGAAAGACGTTCGCGAAGTATACTTTGGCGAAAAAGGTATTCTGGCAAAGGTAAAGCCTGGTGCTGTTTTGGTTGATATGACAACCACAGAGCCGAGTTTAGCTGTTGAAATTTATGAGGCTGCCAAGGTCAAAAATATTCAATCGGTTGATGCACCGGTTTCCGGAGGTGATGTTGGTGCCAAAAATGGGACATTGTCGATAATGGCCGGTGGCGATAAAGAAGCTTTCGATAAGGTTCTTCCGCTGTTCGAAATTATGGGAAAACAGATCGTTTACCAGGGTGAAGCCGGATCGGGCCAACATACAAAAATGTGTAACCAGATAACCATTGCCGGAACAATGATCGGGGTTTGCGAAGCTTTGTTGTATGGCCATAAAGCCGGCCTCGATTTGCCAACCATGCTCTCATCAATTAGTGGTGGAGCTGCCGGTTGCTGGACACTCGATAACCTGGCGCCACGCATTGTAAATCGTAATTTCGACCCCGGATTTTTTGTGGAGCATTTTATTAAAGACATGGGAATTGCCTTAAAAGAAGCCGAAGCAATGGGCTTGTCGTTGCCGGGACTGGCACTGGTAAAACAACTTTACCTGGCTGTTCAGGCGCAGGGCCACGGAAAATTGGGAACACATGCATTAAGCCTGGCTTTGGAAAAATTATCGGGCTTGTAA
- a CDS encoding fumarate hydratase, translated as MADFKYQKPFPILKDDTEYRCITKDYVSTIEVDGREILKVDPKGLEELAKEAFSDVSFYLRASHLEKLAKILEDPEATDNDRFVAHTMLMNQAVSAEGELPTCQDTGTAIVIGKKGEDVYTGANDAEALSKGIFNTYAERNLRYSQVVPFSMTKEKNTGTNLPAQIDLYAEQGNKYEFLFVTKGGGSGNKTFLYQQTKSLLTEENLTKFVQDKIMDLGTSACPPYHLALVIGGTSAEATLATVKKASAGYLDHLPTEGNEGGQAFRDLEWEEKVTKICQESGVGAQFGGKYFVHDVRVIRLPRHAASCPVGLGVSCSADRNIKAKITKEGIFLEQLEKNPARFLPSKAPAMSPAIDIDLDQGMDKVLAELTKYPTKTRLNLSGTLIVARDIAHAQIKQMLDEGNPMPEYFKNHPVYYAGPAKTPKGMASGSFGPTTAGRMDPYVDEFQSQGGSMIMLAKGNRSQAVTDACKKHGGFYLGSIGGPAAILAKNSIKSVEVVDFEDLGMEAVRKIKVENFPAFIIVDDKGNDFFKEL; from the coding sequence ATGGCAGATTTTAAATATCAAAAACCATTTCCAATTTTAAAAGACGATACCGAATATCGTTGTATTACAAAAGATTATGTGTCGACCATTGAAGTTGATGGTCGCGAGATTTTAAAAGTTGATCCGAAAGGTTTGGAAGAATTGGCAAAAGAAGCATTTTCCGATGTTTCGTTTTACCTGCGTGCTTCGCACCTTGAAAAACTGGCCAAAATTCTTGAAGACCCGGAAGCAACCGATAACGACAGATTTGTTGCACACACCATGTTAATGAATCAGGCTGTTTCGGCCGAGGGCGAATTGCCAACTTGCCAGGACACCGGTACCGCAATTGTTATTGGTAAAAAAGGTGAAGATGTGTACACCGGAGCGAACGATGCTGAAGCCTTGTCGAAAGGTATTTTTAATACCTACGCCGAAAGGAATTTACGCTATTCGCAGGTGGTGCCTTTTTCCATGACCAAAGAAAAGAATACCGGAACGAACCTGCCTGCACAAATTGATTTATATGCTGAGCAAGGAAATAAATACGAATTTTTATTTGTAACCAAAGGTGGAGGTTCAGGTAACAAAACCTTCCTTTATCAGCAAACCAAATCGTTGCTGACCGAGGAGAACCTAACCAAATTTGTTCAGGATAAAATTATGGACCTGGGGACTTCTGCATGTCCTCCGTATCACCTGGCACTGGTAATTGGCGGAACTTCTGCCGAGGCTACTCTTGCGACAGTGAAAAAAGCATCGGCTGGTTATTTAGATCATTTACCAACCGAAGGTAATGAAGGTGGTCAGGCTTTCCGCGATTTGGAATGGGAAGAGAAAGTAACCAAAATTTGCCAGGAAAGTGGAGTAGGTGCGCAGTTTGGTGGAAAATATTTTGTGCACGATGTTCGTGTTATCCGCTTGCCACGCCACGCAGCTTCGTGCCCGGTAGGTTTGGGTGTTAGCTGTAGTGCCGACCGTAATATAAAAGCAAAAATTACCAAAGAAGGTATTTTCCTCGAGCAACTGGAGAAAAACCCTGCTCGTTTCTTGCCTTCAAAAGCGCCTGCTATGAGTCCGGCTATTGATATCGATCTGGATCAAGGAATGGACAAAGTATTGGCAGAATTAACAAAATATCCAACAAAAACACGATTGAATTTGAGTGGTACTTTAATCGTAGCACGCGACATCGCTCACGCACAGATTAAACAAATGCTTGACGAAGGCAACCCAATGCCGGAATACTTTAAAAACCACCCGGTGTATTATGCAGGTCCTGCAAAAACACCAAAAGGAATGGCTTCAGGTAGTTTCGGACCAACAACTGCAGGTCGTATGGATCCTTATGTTGACGAGTTCCAAAGCCAGGGCGGATCGATGATTATGCTGGCAAAGGGAAACCGCTCGCAAGCTGTTACCGACGCCTGTAAAAAACATGGTGGTTTCTATCTGGGTTCGATTGGCGGACCGGCTGCTATTTTGGCTAAAAACAGTATTAAATCTGTTGAGGTGGTCGATTTTGAAGATCTGGGAATGGAAGCTGTTCGTAAGATTAAGGTGGAAAACTTCCCCGCATTCATTATCGTTGACGATAAAGGAAACGACTTCTTTAAAGAACTATAA